The Dioscorea cayenensis subsp. rotundata cultivar TDr96_F1 chromosome 19, TDr96_F1_v2_PseudoChromosome.rev07_lg8_w22 25.fasta, whole genome shotgun sequence genome includes a window with the following:
- the LOC120250413 gene encoding superoxide dismutase [Cu-Zn] codes for MVKAVAVLNGSEGVKGTVFFTQEGDGSTTVTGSVSGLKPGLHGFHVHALGDTTNGCMSTGPHFNPAGKEHGAPEDEIRHAGDLGNVTAGEDGNVCFTIVDCQIPLTGPNSVIGRAVVVHADPDDLGKGGHELSKTTGNAGGRLACGVIGLQA; via the exons ATGGTGAAGGCTGTCGCTGTGCTCAATGGAAGTGAGGGCGTGAAGGGCACCGTCTTCTTCACCCAAGAAGGGGATG GCTCAACCACTGTAACTGGAAGTGTCTCTGGCCTTAAGCCTGGGCTTCATGGCTTCCATGTTCATGCTCTCGGTGATACCACCAATGGCTGTATGTCCACTG GACCTCATTTTAATCCAGCTGGAAAGGAGCATGGGGCTCCTGAAGATGAGATTCGCCATGCTGGTGATCTTGGAAATGTGACTGCAGGAGAAGATG GAAATGTCTGTTTTACTATTGTTGATTGCCAG ATTCCCCTCACTGGACCAAATTCTGTCATTGGGAGGGCTGTTGTTGTCCATGCTGATCCTGATGATCTTGgaaagg GTGGACATGAACTCAGCAAAACCACTGGAAATGCTGGCGGAAGACTTGCTTGTG GTGTCATTGGACTCCAAGCCTAA